TCTTCAAAGCATAGAGTTACTCAGTGAATCACTGCCTTATCACTCATTAAAATTTCTCCTGAAAAACAGCAGTATTCCCTTTGCTTCAATTGCCACTTGCAGTTCGCTGATCATTCATTTGGCCACAAAATAGCCGAAAGCAAATCCCATATTTTGCTTTCGGCTTTTTATGATTATCATCTACAAGCATTGCAAATGCCTCAAAAGGTTTCTGTCGCATTAGCAAATGCGACCGAGCGGGAATATGAGCACGCTTGGGGATAGAATAAAGCTTAAAAGGAAGGAGTTAAGCATGTCGCAATCTGACTTAGCAGATCAGGTAGGTATTTCTTATGCACAGATTGGAAGATATGAGACTAAGGACGTGCAGCCACCTGCTAAGACCCTAACCATTATTGCTGATGCTCTTGGTGTTTCTCCTGATTTCCTACTCTATGGCTCTACTGATGAAAAGGCTAAAACCCGTCTATCTGATCCTGAGCTAATCAATCAATTCAAGGCTATTGAAGCAATGGACGAGGATGATCGTAATGTGGTCAAAAAACTCATCGATGCTTTCATCACCAAAAAGCAGGTACAAAAGCTAGCGCATTAAAAAAGCCCTTCACATTTCTGCAAAGGGCTAATATCTAAATAAAACTAGATTAGTTCTACTCCGTGTTTTTCTAGAACTAATTTCAAAAGCTTAAGCTCTTGACTTGAGAGGTTTGAAGATAGAATTTTCACTTTTTTATCATTATTCAATAAAAAATAGCTCCTAGAAAATGGAGACACAGATTCCTTAAATTTCACAACATCTTTGATATCAATTTTCTCCGTATAAAACAGGTCTCGAAAAATAGTAAGAGTTCCATTTTCTACCTTGATAAAAGCAGGATTAAGTAATGCCTTTATCAGCATTGCAATAAACAACATCACTCCAACTACATTCACTACATCTATCACTTCAATCGATGTTAAATCAATCTTCAAAACTTGCTCGACAAAGAGGAATATAAATACTAGATACCCTATGTAACTTGCTTTATTCCTTTTGATTAAAACACTTTCTGTCATCCCCACACTCATAGTTTACCTCCTGATTTGCTTCGTACAATTATTACAAGAATTGCGAGCACCTTTCGATTTTAAATTTTTCAACCCTCTTTGAGAAGACATTTGCAAAACTTGTAGAGCTCCTCCAACATATAAACTTCTCTTAGTCGCATATTTAAAAAGTAATGCACCAGCTGCTGGAAGATATTTGTTATCAAGGACATCAACTAATT
This is a stretch of genomic DNA from Reichenbachiella ulvae. It encodes these proteins:
- a CDS encoding helix-turn-helix domain-containing protein; protein product: MSTLGDRIKLKRKELSMSQSDLADQVGISYAQIGRYETKDVQPPAKTLTIIADALGVSPDFLLYGSTDEKAKTRLSDPELINQFKAIEAMDEDDRNVVKKLIDAFITKKQVQKLAH